The Caloenas nicobarica isolate bCalNic1 chromosome 30, bCalNic1.hap1, whole genome shotgun sequence genome contains a region encoding:
- the LOC135999880 gene encoding olfactory receptor 14J1-like, which yields MSYDCYIAICKPLHYGTLLGSRACVHMAAAAWATGFLTALLHTANTFSLPLCKGNALDQFFCEIPQILKLSCSDAYIREAGLLALGILVVFVCFVFIVLSYVQIFRAVLRIPSEQGRHKAFSTCLPHLAVVSLFVSTGAFAYLKPPSISSPSLDLVVSVLYSLVPPAVNPLIYSMRNQELKGTAFHGESISRAPKDFAVYGFKEEHDKQGTFLGQFTFLATLNPSQTFQLKMRGFTAGGTKEYRTDITGSSEGEEMEGGFR from the exons ATGTCCTACGActgctacattgccatctgcaaacccctgcactacgggaccctcctgggcagcagagcttgtgtccacatggcagcagctgcctgggccactgggtttctcactgctctgctgcacacggccaatacattttcactgccactgtgcaagggcaatgccctggaccagttcttctgtgaaatcccccagatcctcaagctctcctgctcagatgcctacatcagggaagctgggcttcttgcACTTGGTATATTAGtagtatttgtgtgttttgttttcattgtgctgtcctatgtacaaatcttcagggccgtgctgaggatcccctctgagcagggacgccacaaagccttttccacgtgcctccctcacctggccgtggtctccctgtttgtcagcactggtgcatttgcctacctgaagcccccctccatctcctccccatcactggatctggtggtgtcagTTCTttactctttggtgcctccagcagtgaaccccctcatctacagcatgaggaaccaggagctcaagg ggacagcgttccatggagaaagtatctccaGAGCTCCAAAGGAttttgctgtctac ggcttcaaggaagaacacgatAAGCAaggaacattcctgggacagttcaccttcctggcgacgctgaatcccagtcagaccttccagctgaag atgagggggttcactgctggaggcaccaaagagtacagaacagacatcACCGGATCCAGtgaaggggaggagatggaggggggcttcaggtag
- the LOC135999881 gene encoding olfactory receptor 14J1-like, whose amino-acid sequence MSNSSSITQFLLLAFSDTRELQLLHFWLFLGTYLAALLGNGLIITTIACDQHLHTPMYFFLLNLSLLDLGFISTTVPNSMANSLWDIRAISYFGCATQIFLLSFLIATEYSLLTIMSYDRYVAICKPLHYGTLLGSRACVHMAAAAWATGFLSALLHTANTFSLPLCKGNALDQFFCEIPQILKLSCSDAYLRELGLIAVSACLIFLCFEFIILSYIQIFMAVLRIPSEQGRHKAFSTCVPHLAVVSLFASTSFFAYLKPPSLSSQSMDLVMAVLYSVLPPVVNPLIYSMRNKEIRHSLRKVFQHLLFQHH is encoded by the coding sequence atgtccaacagcagctccatcacccagttcctcctcctggcgttctcagacacacgggagctgcagctcttgcacttctggctcttcctgggcacctacctggctgccctcctgggcaacggcctcatcattaccaccatagcctgtgaccagcacctccacacccccatgtacttcttcctgctcaacctctccctccttgacctgggcttcATCTCCACCACTGTTCCGAATTCAATGGCAAATTCCCTGTGGGACATCAGGGCCATCTCCTACTTTGGTTGTGCTACACagatatttctgctttccttcttgATTGCAACAGAATATTccctcctcaccatcatgtcctacgaccgctacgttgccatctgcaaacccctgcactacgggaccctcctgggcagcagagcttgtgtccacatggcagcagctgcctgggccactgggtttctcagtgctctgctgcacacggccaatacattttcactgccactgtgcaagggcaatgccctggaccagttcttctgtgaaatcccccagatcctcaagctctcctgctcagatgcctacctcagggaacttgggcttataGCGGTCAGCGCCTGTTTaatctttctgtgttttgagtTCATCATACTCTCATATATACAGATCTTCatggctgtgctgaggatcccctctgagcagggacggcacaaagccttttccacgtgcgtccctcacctggccgtggtctccctgtttgcaAGCACCTCTTtttttgcctacctgaagcctccttccctttcctcacaGTCCATGGATTTGGTGATGGCAGTTCTCTACTCGGTGTTGCCTCCAGTAGTGAACCCCCTCATatacagcatgaggaacaaaGAGATCAGACATTCCCTGAGGAAAGTGTTTCAACACTTACTGTTTCAGCATCATTAA